In a genomic window of Methylobacter sp. YRD-M1:
- a CDS encoding metallophosphoesterase family protein, protein MKQLINRFLKAKPYPTPALPDNTRVYCIGDIHGRHDLLVKLLSQIKRDVAGFSGRVIMIYLGDYIDRGMQSREVIEELLQNVQPGIEYVYLRGNHEQTMLDFLREESVGRSWFTYGGQATLASYNACDAKIPSKREDFITLQQRLLKNLPRPHFQFLNKTLFSYSLGSYFFVHAGIDPALPLSRQKPENMLWIRNEFVSEKKPYEKIIVHGHTITDEPELLPNRIGIDTGAYASGVLTCLVLQGDQQRLIQTQSANSPLRSLAAKT, encoded by the coding sequence TTGAAACAACTCATTAATCGATTCTTAAAAGCAAAACCCTACCCGACACCTGCTTTGCCTGACAACACCCGCGTTTATTGCATCGGCGACATTCATGGCCGTCATGACCTGCTGGTTAAACTGCTGAGTCAAATCAAACGGGACGTAGCCGGTTTTTCCGGCCGCGTGATCATGATTTATCTGGGCGACTATATTGATAGAGGCATGCAATCCCGGGAAGTCATCGAGGAATTGTTACAGAATGTGCAACCGGGTATTGAATACGTTTATCTGCGCGGCAATCACGAACAGACCATGCTCGATTTCCTGCGCGAAGAATCCGTAGGCCGTTCGTGGTTTACTTATGGCGGTCAGGCAACTTTAGCAAGTTACAATGCCTGTGACGCTAAAATACCTTCCAAGCGTGAAGATTTCATAACCCTACAACAGCGGTTGTTAAAAAACCTGCCGCGTCCGCATTTTCAGTTCCTGAATAAGACCTTGTTTTCTTATTCACTGGGCTCTTATTTTTTCGTTCATGCCGGTATCGATCCTGCTCTTCCGTTATCCCGGCAAAAACCGGAAAACATGCTATGGATACGCAATGAATTTGTCAGTGAAAAGAAACCCTATGAAAAAATTATTGTTCATGGCCATACCATAACTGATGAACCTGAGCTGCTGCCTAATCGCATAGGCATCGATACCGGGGCTTATGCATCGGGCGTCTTGACATGTCTGGTATTACAGGGAGACCAGCAAAGGCTCATCCAGACTCAATCCGCAAACAGCCCGCTTCGTTCACTAGCTGCCAAGACTTAA
- a CDS encoding exosortase system-associated protein, TIGR04073 family: MTRIDRFFAPLLLTGLLTAYTPLTQADMQQQGYGDTSYTAAPLIDKSQQPTTYGGKVGRKASSAFANLTTGWLEIPKNMINTTNQSNVFYGIVGGLFKGVVNMAGRLGVGVADLITIPIPTKPIAYPVYIWEDFDVDTSYGEVFRLDTTEAPPAKPVAVAEPAAPVVAPPSAPAPAYEYNKETNKTLDNYFKKEMMK; the protein is encoded by the coding sequence ATGACTAGAATCGACCGCTTTTTTGCCCCACTATTATTAACAGGTCTGCTGACGGCCTATACTCCTTTAACCCAGGCCGACATGCAGCAACAAGGTTATGGTGATACGTCTTATACAGCCGCTCCGCTGATTGACAAATCGCAGCAACCGACAACTTATGGCGGCAAAGTCGGCAGAAAAGCGTCGTCCGCCTTTGCCAACCTGACGACTGGCTGGCTGGAAATTCCCAAGAATATGATCAACACGACCAATCAGAGCAATGTCTTCTATGGCATAGTAGGCGGACTCTTCAAAGGCGTGGTCAACATGGCCGGGCGTCTGGGCGTCGGCGTTGCCGATCTGATCACGATTCCGATTCCTACCAAACCGATCGCTTATCCGGTCTATATCTGGGAAGATTTTGATGTCGATACCAGTTATGGCGAAGTGTTCCGCCTGGATACGACTGAAGCGCCTCCTGCCAAGCCAGTCGCCGTTGCAGAGCCTGCAGCACCGGTTGTCGCGCCGCCCAGCGCACCGGCTCCTGCTTATGAATACAACAAAGAGACCAACAAAACATTGGACAACTATTTCAAAAAGGAAATGATGAAATAA
- a CDS encoding GumC family protein, with the protein MQPSKPPFATMDNNTAFQDEEDLSIGHILHVFWLRRQMFIAVFVSVFIAGAIILFQLTPKYTAEAKILVGAAKAQVVDVKAVLSGDMSTDDAVKSEVEVLTSRSLAKKVITKLNLLERAEFNPELKEKSFLSNLNPVNWLPDDFKEALGMHSVPLTEEEAEERRLAKATDIYLEKLTATPVRGSQVILITFKSIDPKLAAKIANTHADIYIVDQLEAKFEATEKATSWLNDQLTELRIKVADSEKAVETYRSTHNLSRGAQGEGLLQGQLSEINSQLIIAKAARAEASARLNQVENLLKNGGDIETAHEVLSSNLIQSLRQQEAELKRKVSEMAVEFGPKHPKMIRIQAEIADLKANIQTEIKKIAAGLRNELNIASSREQSLQSSLNSIEFKSGSSQKDEVALRALEREANANRILFETFLNRFKETSTTQGMAEADARVISAAEIPQQASSPKKLLILVVIFAMAGVISSAVIFMLEMLNPGLRSPEEVESHLGMPTIGLIPMMNEQDAIEHILTKPHSSLAEAINSLRVSIKLSSPDKEVKSVMITSSVPSEGKSTLALCLARGAVQSGQRVIIIDADLRRPTIEKKLGLPTRSKGLTDLLVSDGRNIVDFMFKDEKSNLYIMPKGHADHVNSTELFNSNRMKKLISVMKEKFDLVIFDMPPVMAVADARILTSLMDKTIYVVNWDKTPRKVIKAGLQQMFSANANIAGIALQQVNLKQYGGFSYSNSGHFYNYGKYGQYYSN; encoded by the coding sequence ATGCAGCCAAGCAAACCTCCATTTGCGACAATGGACAACAACACTGCGTTTCAAGATGAAGAAGACCTATCAATAGGTCATATACTGCATGTTTTCTGGCTGCGCCGTCAGATGTTCATTGCGGTTTTCGTGTCTGTTTTTATTGCAGGCGCCATTATTTTGTTTCAATTAACCCCCAAATATACGGCCGAAGCCAAGATTCTGGTGGGTGCAGCAAAAGCTCAAGTTGTCGATGTCAAAGCCGTATTAAGCGGCGACATGAGCACTGACGATGCGGTAAAGAGTGAAGTAGAAGTTTTAACGTCAAGAAGTCTGGCGAAAAAGGTTATCACTAAACTCAACTTGTTAGAACGTGCCGAGTTTAATCCGGAACTTAAGGAAAAAAGCTTTTTATCAAATTTAAATCCTGTCAACTGGCTTCCTGATGACTTCAAAGAAGCGCTGGGCATGCATTCCGTGCCACTAACCGAAGAAGAAGCCGAAGAGCGGCGTTTGGCAAAGGCGACGGATATTTATCTGGAAAAACTAACGGCGACACCGGTCAGGGGTTCTCAGGTTATTCTCATTACTTTTAAGTCTATCGATCCCAAATTGGCTGCAAAAATAGCCAATACCCACGCCGATATTTATATTGTCGACCAGCTGGAAGCCAAATTTGAAGCCACCGAAAAAGCCACTTCCTGGCTTAATGACCAACTGACTGAGCTACGTATCAAAGTTGCCGACTCTGAAAAGGCGGTGGAAACCTATCGCAGTACACATAATTTATCCAGAGGCGCCCAGGGAGAAGGACTGCTTCAAGGGCAATTATCCGAGATCAATAGCCAATTGATTATCGCTAAGGCGGCGCGTGCTGAAGCCAGCGCCCGATTAAACCAGGTAGAAAATTTATTGAAAAACGGCGGGGACATTGAAACCGCTCATGAAGTGTTATCCTCCAATTTGATCCAGAGTCTGCGCCAGCAGGAAGCCGAACTTAAACGAAAAGTATCCGAGATGGCCGTTGAATTCGGCCCTAAACACCCTAAAATGATTCGGATTCAGGCCGAAATCGCGGACCTGAAGGCCAACATCCAGACTGAGATAAAAAAAATAGCCGCCGGCCTTAGAAATGAGCTCAATATAGCCAGCAGCCGTGAGCAAAGCCTGCAGAGCAGTTTGAACTCAATTGAATTCAAATCCGGCAGCAGCCAAAAGGATGAAGTCGCGCTAAGAGCTTTGGAGCGCGAAGCCAACGCCAATAGAATATTATTTGAAACCTTTTTAAACCGCTTTAAAGAAACTTCCACTACACAGGGCATGGCTGAAGCCGATGCAAGGGTCATTTCAGCAGCCGAAATCCCGCAACAAGCCTCTTCCCCGAAGAAACTCCTGATACTTGTAGTCATCTTTGCCATGGCGGGCGTTATTAGCTCGGCAGTCATTTTCATGCTTGAAATGCTTAATCCGGGACTAAGGTCTCCGGAAGAGGTCGAATCGCACTTAGGCATGCCCACCATCGGTTTGATCCCTATGATGAATGAACAGGATGCCATTGAGCATATTCTGACAAAGCCGCATTCAAGCCTTGCTGAAGCCATCAATTCCCTGCGGGTATCCATCAAATTATCCTCGCCTGATAAAGAGGTTAAGTCGGTGATGATCACATCCTCTGTCCCCTCGGAAGGAAAAAGCACATTGGCATTATGTCTTGCTCGAGGGGCAGTTCAATCAGGACAGAGAGTCATCATTATCGATGCCGACTTAAGACGGCCGACTATCGAGAAAAAACTCGGCTTGCCAACCCGATCTAAGGGCCTGACCGATTTGCTTGTATCTGACGGGAGAAATATAGTTGATTTTATGTTTAAAGACGAAAAATCGAATCTTTACATAATGCCCAAAGGCCATGCCGACCATGTTAATTCGACCGAACTTTTCAATTCGAACCGAATGAAAAAATTAATAAGCGTCATGAAGGAAAAATTTGACTTGGTTATTTTTGATATGCCCCCGGTTATGGCCGTTGCCGATGCACGTATTCTGACCTCGCTCATGGATAAAACCATCTATGTAGTCAACTGGGATAAAACGCCCCGAAAAGTCATTAAAGCCGGCTTGCAGCAAATGTTCAGCGCCAATGCCAATATTGCCGGCATTGCTTTGCAGCAGGTGAACTTAAAACAATATGGCGGTTTTTCTTACAGCAATTCCGGACACTTTTATAATTACGGCAAATATGGGCAATATTATTCCAATTGA
- a CDS encoding NAD-dependent epimerase codes for MKVLVTGTAGFIGNHLAIKLLERGDEVIGVDNLNDYYDVNLKKARLARILDHKNYTDVRADIADREAMEQLFKQHQPQRVVNLAAQAGVRYSIENPHAYIDSNIVGFINILEGCRHHKVEHLVYASSSSVYGANETMPFSVHDNVDHPLSLYAASKKANELMAHTYSNLYQLPTTGLRFFTVYGPWGRPDMALFLFTKAILAGEPIKVFNYGRHRRDFTYIDDIVEGIVRTLDHPAQPNPEWTGKLPDPGTSKAPWRVYNIGNQNPVELLTYIETLEKALGKTAEKQLLPLQPGDVPDTYADVEALVTDVGYKPDTPIEKGIGKFVDWYLMYNNIAAN; via the coding sequence ATGAAAGTATTAGTCACCGGCACCGCAGGCTTTATTGGCAATCACTTGGCAATAAAGTTACTGGAAAGAGGCGACGAAGTCATAGGCGTTGATAATCTCAATGATTACTACGATGTCAACCTGAAAAAAGCCCGCTTGGCTCGCATTCTAGATCATAAGAATTACACCGATGTACGTGCCGATATCGCCGATCGGGAAGCGATGGAGCAGCTTTTTAAACAGCATCAGCCGCAAAGGGTTGTCAATCTGGCGGCACAGGCCGGGGTTCGCTATTCCATAGAGAACCCTCATGCTTATATCGATAGCAATATCGTCGGCTTTATCAACATTCTTGAGGGCTGCCGGCATCATAAGGTAGAGCACCTGGTTTATGCATCCAGTAGCTCGGTTTATGGCGCTAATGAAACGATGCCTTTTTCCGTGCATGATAATGTCGATCATCCGCTCAGCCTGTATGCGGCTTCCAAAAAAGCCAATGAGCTGATGGCGCATACCTACAGCAATTTATATCAACTGCCGACTACAGGATTAAGATTCTTTACCGTTTATGGCCCGTGGGGAAGGCCGGACATGGCGTTGTTTTTGTTTACCAAAGCCATTCTGGCGGGCGAGCCGATCAAGGTGTTCAACTACGGCAGGCATCGTAGGGATTTTACTTATATCGACGATATTGTTGAAGGCATCGTCAGAACATTAGATCATCCCGCCCAGCCCAATCCGGAATGGACCGGCAAACTGCCAGATCCGGGTACCAGCAAGGCGCCATGGCGTGTCTACAATATCGGCAACCAGAACCCGGTCGAGTTACTGACTTATATAGAAACCCTGGAAAAAGCTCTGGGCAAAACAGCAGAAAAACAGCTGCTACCATTGCAGCCCGGGGATGTGCCGGATACTTATGCCGACGTAGAAGCACTGGTAACAGATGTTGGTTATAAGCCCGACACGCCCATTGAAAAAGGCATTGGAAAATTTGTTGATTGGTACCTGATGTACAACAACATAGCTGCTAATTAA
- the tviB gene encoding Vi polysaccharide biosynthesis UDP-N-acetylglucosamine C-6 dehydrogenase TviB — protein MKTLEQTKIAIVGLGYVGLPLAVEFGKKYPTIGFDINQKRIQELQSGQDLTLEVSSEELGQATLLSYTASLKDIKNCNVYIVTVPTPINEHKQPDLTPLIKASEAVGTILKPDDVVIYESTVYPGATEEVCVPLLEQHSGLKFNEQFYAGYSPERINPGDKEHRVTNILKVTSGSTEQIADYVDSLYKSIITAGTHKASSIKVAEAAKVIENTQRDVNIALINELALLFNRLDIDTEEVLLAAGTKWNFLPFRPGLVGGHCIGVDPYYLTHKAQAVGYNPEVILSGRRINDRMGEYVVSQLIKNLLKKRIHIQQADVLIMGLTFKENCPDLRNTRVVDIIKELQDYEVKAHVYDPWVSPEEAMHEYGIAVIEKPEAQKYDAVILAVAHDQFRQMPIEQIKSYTKPDSVIYDLKYLFPANQTDDRL, from the coding sequence TTGAAAACACTAGAACAAACAAAAATAGCAATAGTCGGGTTAGGCTATGTAGGATTGCCACTTGCTGTAGAATTCGGCAAAAAATATCCGACCATCGGGTTTGATATAAACCAAAAACGCATACAGGAATTGCAATCAGGCCAGGATTTAACGCTGGAAGTCAGCAGTGAAGAGCTTGGCCAGGCAACGCTTTTAAGCTATACCGCCTCATTGAAAGACATTAAAAATTGCAATGTCTATATCGTTACTGTGCCCACGCCCATCAATGAGCATAAACAGCCGGATTTGACGCCGCTAATAAAAGCCAGTGAGGCTGTCGGAACAATTCTTAAGCCCGATGACGTGGTTATTTATGAATCAACCGTCTATCCCGGCGCCACCGAAGAAGTATGTGTGCCGCTTCTAGAGCAGCACTCAGGCCTGAAATTCAACGAGCAATTTTATGCCGGTTATAGTCCGGAGCGTATCAACCCGGGCGATAAAGAACACCGCGTCACCAATATCCTCAAAGTGACTTCAGGGTCTACCGAACAAATCGCGGACTATGTGGACAGTCTTTATAAAAGCATCATTACTGCCGGTACGCATAAAGCCAGCAGCATCAAAGTGGCCGAAGCGGCCAAGGTTATTGAAAATACCCAGCGTGATGTCAATATCGCCTTAATCAATGAACTGGCCCTCCTGTTCAACCGTCTGGATATTGATACTGAAGAAGTTTTGTTAGCTGCAGGAACCAAGTGGAATTTCCTGCCGTTCAGACCCGGATTGGTAGGTGGGCATTGCATTGGCGTGGATCCCTACTATCTCACCCATAAAGCTCAGGCCGTTGGTTATAATCCTGAAGTTATCTTGTCAGGACGACGCATCAATGACCGTATGGGCGAATATGTAGTATCGCAGCTCATCAAAAACCTGTTGAAAAAACGCATTCATATTCAGCAGGCCGACGTTTTGATCATGGGACTGACCTTTAAGGAAAACTGTCCTGATTTACGCAATACCCGGGTAGTGGATATCATCAAGGAACTGCAGGACTATGAAGTCAAGGCCCATGTCTATGATCCTTGGGTCAGCCCGGAAGAAGCCATGCATGAATACGGTATCGCCGTGATTGAAAAACCTGAAGCCCAAAAATATGACGCAGTGATTCTGGCTGTTGCGCATGATCAATTCAGGCAAATGCCCATTGAACAGATCAAAAGTTACACCAAGCCGGATTCTGTGATATATGATCTTAAATATCTTTTCCCAGCTAACCAAACTGATGACAGGCTATAA
- a CDS encoding outer membrane beta-barrel protein, whose product MISNQKIRIIKYVLSPLALICSTAVWGADVERGVGVKERTNRDYSPVGIRAGSFMIHPFFENQNEYKDNIYSQQNNTRDDFIFHLQPGVNARSDWNRHALEANVSTDVQLYASNNTEDKENYTFDLNGRLDVLQDSFATAKFYHAHQYEDRGSPDSPTSALEPVQYDTTGGAIGYEHKINRIRLNVLNDIQHLDFENSISRNSTFINNDDRDRQKNTSTGRIGYELTPGYEAFVRGSYNFIDYDQKFDDYGLQRSSDGYEVVAGIALDFTGKLVGDAYIGYATQKYDDAQLETIGDITGGFGLKWMPTGLTTISARIDRTINETTQGLSSGFFSTASTVSVDHELLRNVLLNASAGYIFNDYRGGQERQEDIYYVGVSAKYLLNRNFFLTSGYNFRTRSTANVSNADYDINSVYFSLGAQL is encoded by the coding sequence ATGATCAGTAATCAAAAAATAAGAATTATTAAATATGTTCTTTCGCCGTTGGCTTTAATTTGCTCGACAGCTGTATGGGGCGCGGACGTGGAAAGAGGAGTGGGTGTCAAGGAACGGACAAATAGGGATTATAGTCCGGTAGGAATCAGAGCCGGCAGTTTCATGATCCATCCCTTTTTTGAAAACCAGAATGAATACAAGGACAATATTTATTCGCAGCAGAATAACACGCGAGATGATTTTATTTTTCACTTGCAGCCAGGAGTCAATGCAAGAAGCGATTGGAACCGCCATGCATTAGAGGCCAATGTCAGCACGGATGTGCAGCTTTATGCCTCGAACAATACCGAGGATAAAGAAAATTATACCTTCGATTTAAATGGCAGGCTGGATGTGCTGCAAGATAGCTTTGCTACGGCAAAGTTCTATCATGCCCATCAATATGAAGACAGAGGTTCACCCGACTCACCCACTAGTGCTCTAGAGCCTGTTCAGTACGATACAACCGGGGGGGCGATCGGTTATGAGCATAAGATCAATCGCATTCGATTGAATGTTCTAAATGATATTCAACATTTGGATTTCGAAAATAGCATAAGCCGTAACAGCACTTTTATTAATAATGATGACCGTGATCGTCAGAAAAATACGTCGACCGGGCGTATTGGCTACGAGCTGACGCCGGGCTACGAAGCGTTTGTCAGGGGCAGTTATAACTTTATCGACTACGATCAAAAATTTGATGATTATGGCCTTCAACGTTCATCAGATGGCTACGAAGTGGTTGCCGGTATCGCCCTGGATTTTACCGGTAAATTAGTGGGCGATGCCTATATTGGGTATGCAACCCAAAAATATGATGATGCCCAATTAGAAACAATCGGTGACATAACAGGCGGTTTTGGCCTGAAATGGATGCCGACGGGGCTGACCACGATTTCTGCTCGGATTGATAGAACCATTAACGAGACAACTCAAGGGCTTTCATCCGGCTTTTTCAGTACTGCATCAACGGTAAGTGTCGATCATGAATTGCTGCGCAACGTATTGCTAAATGCCAGCGCCGGCTACATCTTCAATGATTATAGAGGCGGGCAAGAGCGCCAGGAGGATATTTATTATGTCGGCGTATCGGCAAAATATCTGCTCAACCGCAATTTCTTTCTTACAAGCGGCTACAACTTTAGAACCAGATCAACAGCCAACGTGAGCAATGCTGACTACGATATTAACAGCGTATATTTCTCATTAGGCGCGCAGTTGTAA
- a CDS encoding polysaccharide biosynthesis/export family protein produces MKRNLIFMHLLNIIFLVFFVVFNIRAEDQKDQQYRLGSGDKLKITVFNHDDLTGEYTVDGTGNVSVPLIGTVAAKNLSLQEFEELLRSKLSPDYILNPKFSIQMLNYRPFYILGEVEKPDSYPYVSGMTYLTAVAIAGGFTYRAKQDHVFVIRANDAKQTEVQANMDMPVMPGDIIRVDERMF; encoded by the coding sequence GTGAAAAGAAATCTTATCTTCATGCATTTATTAAACATAATTTTCCTTGTTTTCTTTGTTGTATTTAACATACGTGCTGAAGATCAAAAAGATCAACAATATCGTTTGGGCAGCGGCGATAAATTGAAAATCACCGTCTTCAATCATGATGACTTAACCGGCGAATACACTGTTGATGGCACCGGCAATGTTTCAGTACCGCTCATAGGCACCGTTGCTGCAAAAAATCTCAGCCTCCAGGAATTTGAAGAGTTATTAAGATCCAAGTTGAGCCCTGACTATATCCTGAATCCTAAATTCAGCATTCAGATGCTCAATTACAGGCCTTTTTATATTTTAGGCGAGGTGGAAAAACCTGACTCCTATCCTTACGTAAGCGGGATGACTTATTTAACAGCTGTCGCTATTGCCGGCGGATTTACCTACCGCGCTAAACAGGACCATGTTTTTGTGATTCGTGCGAACGATGCAAAGCAAACAGAAGTACAAGCCAATATGGATATGCCGGTTATGCCAGGCGACATCATCAGAGTTGATGAACGGATGTTTTAA
- a CDS encoding Tex family protein, which produces MDVIQRIAEELSVNSRQVSAAVALLDEGATVPFIARYRKEATGGLDDGQLRLLEERLTYLRELNERRKSILESISSQDKLTPELEKAIREADTKTLLEDLYLPYKPKRRTKAQIAREAGLEPLADALLDDRSLIPEQIAAGYIDADKGVPDIAAALEGARQIIMERISEDAELLAELRERTWQKGILHATVVKDKEQEAAKFQDYFDYQEAVNKIPSHRALALFRGRNEDLLNIALKPGAEEKEEHDLCAQLVARHLHITDAARPADAWLAETARLAWKIKLFTRIDLDLKLRLREAAELEAIRVFASNLRDLLLAAPAGPKATMGLDPGIRTGVKVAIVDPTGKLLATDTIYPHAPRNQWDASIETLARLISQYKVDLVSIGNGTGSRETDQLVADVIKRHSELKFTKLTVSEAGASVYSASELAAKEFPELDVSLRGAVSIARRLQDPLAELVKIDPKSIGVGQYQHDVNQVQLARTLDAVVEDCVNAVGVDVNTASVALLKQVSGLSASVSENIVAFRNEHGPFRNREQLKKVPRLGDKAYEQAAGFLRVMNGDNPLDASAVHPEAYPVVEAIIESTGKSIRDLIGQSGFLRTLNPANYTDEHFGLPTVTDILQELEKPGRDPRPEFKSVQFKEGVEKIADLKPGMTLDGVVTNVANFGAFVDIGVHQDGLVHISHLSDTFVKDPRDVVKTGDMVKVKVLEVDIERKRISLTMKKESTEAMPRPERSSAKTDKKPRQKVPEPQKIQGSMANAFAKAFKK; this is translated from the coding sequence ATGGACGTAATCCAACGTATAGCCGAAGAATTATCCGTCAACAGCCGACAAGTCAGCGCTGCCGTAGCATTACTGGATGAAGGCGCGACGGTGCCGTTTATCGCCCGCTACCGTAAGGAAGCGACCGGCGGCCTCGATGATGGCCAGCTAAGATTGCTGGAAGAGCGTTTGACTTATCTGCGTGAGCTTAACGAACGCCGCAAAAGCATACTGGAAAGCATCAGCTCCCAGGACAAACTGACGCCGGAACTGGAAAAAGCCATTCGCGAGGCAGACACCAAAACGCTGCTCGAAGATTTATATCTGCCCTATAAGCCCAAACGACGCACGAAAGCGCAGATTGCGCGTGAAGCGGGGCTCGAACCCTTGGCCGATGCCTTGCTTGATGACCGCAGCCTGATTCCGGAACAGATCGCGGCCGGCTATATCGATGCCGACAAAGGCGTGCCGGACATCGCCGCCGCGCTCGAAGGCGCGCGCCAGATCATCATGGAGCGCATTTCCGAAGATGCCGAGCTGCTGGCCGAACTGCGCGAGCGCACCTGGCAGAAAGGCATCCTGCATGCCACGGTCGTCAAGGACAAAGAACAGGAAGCGGCCAAATTCCAGGACTACTTCGATTACCAGGAAGCCGTCAACAAGATCCCATCGCATCGCGCCTTGGCATTGTTCCGCGGCCGCAATGAAGACCTGCTGAACATTGCGCTCAAACCCGGTGCTGAAGAAAAAGAGGAACATGATTTGTGCGCACAGTTGGTAGCCCGTCATCTGCATATTACCGACGCCGCCAGACCGGCTGATGCCTGGCTGGCCGAAACGGCCCGTCTGGCCTGGAAGATCAAACTGTTCACGCGCATCGACCTGGATTTGAAACTGCGGCTGCGCGAAGCTGCCGAACTCGAAGCCATCCGCGTCTTCGCGAGCAACTTAAGAGACCTGCTGCTGGCCGCGCCGGCCGGCCCTAAAGCCACGATGGGGCTGGACCCGGGCATCCGCACCGGCGTCAAAGTCGCGATCGTCGACCCGACCGGCAAACTGTTGGCGACCGACACGATCTATCCCCATGCGCCGCGCAACCAGTGGGACGCATCGATAGAAACGCTGGCCCGGCTGATTTCACAGTACAAAGTCGATCTGGTCAGCATCGGCAACGGCACCGGCTCGCGCGAAACCGACCAGCTCGTCGCCGACGTGATCAAACGGCACAGTGAGCTTAAATTCACCAAACTGACCGTATCGGAAGCCGGCGCGTCGGTTTACTCGGCCTCGGAACTGGCCGCCAAAGAATTCCCCGAACTCGACGTATCGCTGCGCGGCGCCGTGTCGATCGCCCGGCGCCTGCAGGACCCGCTGGCCGAACTGGTCAAGATCGATCCGAAATCGATCGGCGTCGGCCAGTATCAGCATGACGTCAATCAGGTGCAACTGGCGCGCACCCTCGATGCCGTCGTCGAGGATTGCGTGAATGCAGTCGGCGTCGACGTCAACACCGCATCGGTAGCCTTGCTGAAACAGGTCTCGGGATTGTCGGCCAGCGTCAGCGAAAATATCGTCGCGTTCCGCAATGAGCACGGCCCGTTCCGCAACCGCGAGCAGCTTAAGAAAGTGCCGCGGCTCGGCGACAAGGCTTATGAACAGGCGGCGGGCTTTTTGCGCGTCATGAACGGCGACAATCCGCTCGATGCCTCGGCGGTACACCCTGAAGCCTATCCGGTCGTCGAAGCGATTATCGAAAGCACCGGCAAATCGATACGCGACCTGATCGGTCAGAGCGGTTTCCTGCGCACACTGAACCCGGCCAATTACACCGATGAACACTTCGGCCTGCCTACCGTGACCGATATCCTGCAGGAACTCGAAAAGCCGGGCCGTGACCCGCGCCCTGAATTCAAAAGCGTGCAGTTCAAGGAAGGCGTCGAGAAAATCGCCGACCTCAAACCGGGCATGACGCTGGACGGCGTGGTCACCAATGTCGCCAACTTCGGCGCGTTCGTCGACATCGGCGTGCATCAGGACGGGCTGGTGCATATTTCGCATTTGTCGGACACATTCGTCAAAGATCCTCGGGACGTCGTAAAAACCGGCGATATGGTCAAAGTCAAAGTGTTGGAAGTTGATATCGAGCGCAAGCGCATATCGCTGACTATGAAAAAAGAATCGACGGAAGCCATGCCCAGGCCCGAACGATCCTCAGCAAAAACAGACAAGAAGCCCAGACAGAAAGTCCCTGAACCTCAAAAAATCCAAGGTTCGATGGCTAATGCTTTTGCGAAGGCGTTCAAAAAATAA